TTTCCTCAAACATGTGTGGTGAATATACTTCTGTAGCTGATGTTTTGCTCACATCTTAAGTACTCCCAAAGCCTGGTTTAATGTTACTTCTCAGTTTGTAAAACCAAATTGTAATACATCCGGAACAATTCAAACATTTAGGGCTTAGGACTAAAAGCATGAACCCAGTGACATCGATCAAGTGAGCTAAGCTAACACGATTTCAAGCGTAAACATGAAAAGGCCATTCATGAGTTTTTCTGCCTTAGTTGGAAAATTGGTAAAATTTCCACAAAGTAAATAATCTTTCAAAAACTGCCACATCACAGGAGTCCTGAGGGGTCCTGAATACTGAAATCCCCTAGTCTCCCCTTTTTACCTTTGACGCAACCTCACCTTAGCCAAGGGGGTCACACATTGATGCATTTGCATCTTCAGGACCACACAAGCTCAAAACACTAaacattgtgtgtttctgttggtaTTTAAAAGATGTAAGGGGGAGGAAGAAGATTCCAAAACCAAATGTTCCACAATTTGGACAAAACTACCTCACCAACAGAAACTCCCTCTGCtataattattaaagttatttattagtTAGAGTCCTGAAATATCAAGTCATCACTGTCAATTAAAGCCTCACAGTGGCCTCACTTTCTATTTTATTACTCATTGGAGAGAAACGCAGTTTATCCTCAATTCCCAAGTCAAACACTTTCTGCACACTCTGCTTTCCATTTGACTGACTTGTTCATGCTGTACTGCTGCAGCGATACatttccctttaaaaaacacaacattcacagTTTACAACAGCTTGTCCTCCAGAtctgtaaatgaaatatttaaaaaatgaagaagagGTTGGGAAAATGTGAAACCAGGAGCCAATCCACTCCAACACTGTAAACTGTTGTTTTCAATTCTTTTAAgacacagaaatggaaaaaggtGGTGGTGTCCCTCCCAAAAAGACGGGAACCTGTGAGTCCatgacacacacttcacacagaggaggagagagagagagagacagacagagagagagagagagagagagagagagagagaaagagagagagagagagagagagagagagagagagagagagagagagagatccgtCCTTATCTTTAgttctctctgcttcctgttcctCCAGCTGGTAAGTCCTGTGTCTCTCTGAACAAGAGAAAACTGAACCTTTGATACCTTCTGAGAAAAAGAATAACAGCAGTTATATTACACAGAGTGATGGAAATAGAAACGTCAGTACTCATGGTCTTGAGGACTTACATTTGTTtaccatatacagtatgtgtgtgagtgtgtttacagtgcATGAGCACACATGTGAGTTCCACTATATCAGCTCAAACACAATAGTCTTTATTTCCCTTTTCCTACATCCTCTCTGCTGCACTTCACTCCCTTCAGTATCCATTCAGctcaaaaaaaatcacaaagtCTCTTGAGAAGTTCTCCTCTGTAAACAAAAGCCTTCCATTGATTCTGAGAAAGAAGAAACTTGCTGTCAGACAAGACGTCACACCAAGCTCTTCACTCCAGTGTCTTCTTAAATGAAGGTCAAACACCATCCCATCATTTTCAGGGTCTGGTATCTACCATCATCTGCCTTcctgcctctctgtcctcctgagGGTCAGTCTACTCAATAAgtgtggaggaagaggtgggggggggtggttgggggggggggcgtgtggggtgggggggggggtaatgAGGAACGGTGTGGTACAGTAGGAGCAGTTCAGTCTCCTAGGCTAGCATTTGAGAAAAGAGTGAGGAAGAGTAAGGAGGAGGAAGGTAGAAGTATGGCGATTGGTCAGTCGGTTGCTTGGTGGGATGGGTCAGTGGTCTTACTCGATGACCATGCAGTGGGGCAGGTGCTGGGAGTAGTATTTGAAGAGTTCGGCGGTGGCTCCAGGGCAGTTGGTCAACTCCAGCTCTtccagctcctgcagctggATGAGGCCTGACAGACCGGTGGTGGTCAGCAGGGGACAACCTGTGGAGTCACAGCAAGCAGGATCAACATTCAGCTGACTGGATAACTGCTAATAAGGGCTCTGATCTAGCTAATCAGTTAATTAGTCAGTTCATCTTGTGACTCTCAAGTATTCATCAAACAATATTTTCATGAATGATGAAGTATGAAAATACCATCTAAAGCccaacatgacatcatcatatGTCATACATCAACAGTCCCGAACCAAAACAAGTTCACTTTACTATCACctgagacaaacagcagcaatgTTCACAATATAGAAGCTGATATCAGATATATATTTGTCAGAATGTAGACTGTAAAGTTTGAGAGTCACTGTAGAGGAAACACAagttattatcatcattagGTCAGCACATTCCATCCATATCTGTGACATCTCATGACATTATGAAGTGGAGCTTCTGATCAGTGGTGTGGACACTAGATGGCACTATAGGGCtccacagcacacagcacaggTGAGTTACATCCACAGTGTAACGGTTCATTTGGCTGAACTGTGTAGAGCCACAATGCTACAAGCTTTACTGACTTACCTTAGGTGTAATAACTACACATATTTCTTTCTCGATGTTTGCATGCTCCCACATTATTAGTCAAATGTTATCTTTGGTCCTTTAGAACTTGGCATAAGCCTGTCTGAACACTGAATACTGAAGGATTCAAAGGTGATGTGTTCAGAAGATGATTTTCAAGTCAGTTACTGAAATACaaatttacatacacacaccattcTATGAGTTAAGATTCTCTTTTGCATTCATTCAGTATAGGTTCGTGCTCCTGTAGTTACCATGTGTTACTCACTATCTAATGCATGcaagagatgtgtgtgttttttttttattatgaacaTGTCTGGACAGACTATTTACTTACTATTTTAATAGTTTGTAAAGATTTCCTTTGCATAACAAATCATACCTGCAAGAGACAGTAGACGAAGACTCCTCATTCCAAACAAATGCTGCAGTCCAAAATCTTGCACCTGcaatcgcacacacacacacacacacacacacacacacacacacacacagaagtattCCAGTGAAACCAAATAAACTccaaatgactgcattcattttctctgttgggtttgggcaaacaaattgattttattaatattgaatgcataaacttggttactactacactactagtggaagcacattgagtttattagtactattacataaatcttattatttgcttcacattaagtttattggttaatgtatattaatattatgtaGTTCAAATGGAAGgacattttctttgtaattGAAACACAGAAGTCCTGAATTTTTGGCTGAAATTTTTTTTTGAGTGCACGGTTGTGCTACAGGAAAGTTCCCGTAAGGTTAATCCTGTCAGCAACATGTACTCAGCAAACTGCGTGTTGCggataaaatgacatgagaccTATCATCAACATGAATGAGTCTTTATGACTGTGTAGAACTGTCATTATTAAGTGTCATTATGTTGAAGTTGACACTAAAAGTTAAACATGATTGAGTGAATGTCACTTAAAGGTGTGGTCAGTCACACTGGAGAGAAAACTGATTGTTGAGTTTCATTCTCACGTTGTCAGATACTGATGTGAataggaaacaaacaaaggtcCTCAGAAcaagccacacaacacaacaggtagacCAATGAAACTCAAGCATCAACTTGTCTTTGTCCAATAAGACTGACCTCACCTTTAATAACAgtcataaacattcataaagaCTCCTTCATGTTAATGACAAGTGTCacatcaaatacacacacaccccatcaAATTAAGTGTTATAACTCTTCTGCTacatcttttgtgtgtgtgtgtgtgtgtgtgtgtgtgtgtgtgtgtgtgtgtgtgtgtgtgtgtgtgtgtgtgtttgtgtgtgtgttatgtgttaccTGACAGCACCAGCGTAGATAGAGGCTCCTTAATGATGACATGGTGGACAAGTAGCCCAAGCCAGTGTCTGTGATCCGCACACACCTGAAAGTAGACAcaatacacaccaacacacatacatgtaagTAAACCATGACTTGTATGTGACTGACTGATGCAATGAGACATACtggtgaaaatgaaacattcacacattcactgaACATGCTGAATTTATGAACTGTAATTTCTATCTGAACACTTGTTAACAAACTGTATATGCAAATATCAAGTGTCCAATTTACTGATCTATAGCCATGTTGTTGCTTGATCTACTGTAAAGGTATACAGTAGATCAAGATCAACCATGTTGACATAGTCAAGAGGTTCAGCTGTTGTTCAGATCAAACATCAggatgtattatatatatttctcacaAGTGTGGTTATCTACTTATCTCAAATGTATCTGTAgataaatgaatccactcctcccagtcattgtaatattaatacaatataatataatataactcATATTCCTCAAAGTACCAGTCGAggagccatatttgactgaagtctattaataaatcctaaacctaaactaaattataattcatttgaaagtatTGTtctttgttacagtatatcgtgCTCCTGGtccatttttatctgaatttgcatcaggcttgatccttaaaacagataaagtaattattgtaggtgattttaacattcatgtggacaaccacaatgatagtcttagtactgcatttatctctttattagattcaatcggcttctgtcaaagtgtaaataaaccgactcattgtctgaaccacactcttgatcttgttctttcatatggcattgaaattgataatataatagtctttccacagaatcctcttctgtctgaccattttttaataacctttgagttcatattactggactataagcctttgtgcagaaactcctacagcagatgtttatctgatagtgctgtagccaaatttaaggaagtgattccttcagcattgacttcaatgccatgtctaactgtaacagaggacttgtctgcttcctttagcccctcacaaatagaccatcttgttgatagtattacaggctcattacggacaactctagactctattgcacctctgaaaaagaagacaattaaacaaaggagtATACAAAGgagcaccatggtatagccagcagactagtaaattaaagcaagaggtgTGAAAATCTGAAcgagttccacaaggttctgtactaggaccacttctgttcagtttatatgtgcttcctttagggaacattattaggaatccCTCCAttaatttttattgttatgccaaagacacccaattatatttgtCGATCAAGCCTCATGAAACCAATTATTTAGCGAAACTTCAGACATGTCTTAAGGACATAAAAATTAGATAACTTTTTTCAGAAGTTAAACTCAAAcaaagttcttgtaattggacccaaacacctcagaaactctctttctagagacttagttactttagatgggatcaccctggcctccagctccactgtaaagaatcttggagttgtttttgatcaggatttgtcctttaatgtccacataaaacaaatttcaaggactttttTCACCTACGTAACATGGCAAAAATCAGGTGCATGtatctcaagcggatgcagaaaaactagtctaCACTCTTCTATGGAACAAACTCCCATTttgggttctggaggcagacatggtcaacacttctaatagagcttatagttagggctggctcaggtcatccctgtTACAAGACacggacacaggactcaactgCAGGATTTGGGAGGCAGGGTCAAAACCGggaaacacacaagaaaaacgCTGGAGAGTAGGACACATGGTACACTAACAATCTGGTactggggaaggggaaacaaagggtttaaatacacaggtgatTAGGGCATGACAAACATAAAGCAGGAAACTGGGAGACTGGAGTAGGAGGAGCAGGGACTGGATATGACAATCCCTCAGTTATCCTGCTATAGGACCTTTGCAACACTATAGCATCCCCATCTctgcccttctctctctttaacacaACTGGTCGTGGCGCATGACCGTCCACCAATGGGCTCagttctgcctgttaaaagaaagtttttcctcgccactgtcgccaagtgcttgctcatggtggaactgttggtctctgtaaataatattataaagagtacggtctagacctgctctgtatggaaagtgtcatgatataatttttgttatgatttggtgctatatagaACTGAATTCACATTAAATTAATTGTGATTTAAGTCATCTGCACGTGTGATAAATGAATGGTTGTTGAGTTTGTTACAGAGTGAAATGGTGAAAAAACATCCAAAGATGGGCTTGAGAGATCAGAGGAGACACAAATAACGTTACAAtagctgtgcacacacacacatcagtgcttGATCAAAGACATCAAATTATAGGGTCAGAATATGGTGCAAACAACATAAACCCACAGAATTATCCCGCTCAGTCTAGTGTGTATGGTGTAATTGTGTAGGAAAGATTCTCAGCATGGTTTAAATACCATACTGGGCAGAAAGTGACAgctcaacagtccaaaacaatGGTGTCGACtgacactgaacacacagatgGATATTGTTAACGCTGACAGAAACCTTTGCCAACAACAAACTATCACCTGAAACATCACAACCCCATGGAACATGTAAGAGTTAGAGCTCAAACATTAAACCCTCTTAAACAAGCAGCAAGATTCAAAAGGATTTATTCTGTCAAGCTTCaagatttctgtttgtttttaggaaATCTAACTATATCGTATCTCAAGCACTCGCTCTCTGTGttgttactctatgtctctctacCAAAGCACACTCTTGTGggccagactcagatttagaacctggtacatgaaataaacaaagtgagaatacacacacaggtaaatgatcagagtttagtctgtgaatccacctggatagtctctgcttcagagacatttcaggctgtctgtggaggtttgaccgatctgagtgtctcATTGGCTTGCAGGATGTGACGTGGGGCTctgttttcccaaaagttgaatctggctcaacttctctcctgCACGCCAGCGACGTTTTTTGCGGCAATGCCAGCGTCCAGTTTGTCTGTTCCTGTCTGAACGCCGCTTTATTGACATACCATTTCATATCATAACATCTatcatagatatagatatatacacatAGATATGTacacatatctatatatatatctatttatgTACATCCGTGTACTCTGATTGCGTCAACAGTTACCAGATGTTGGTCTGTGCAATCATAGAGCACCTTTGGGATGAGGTGGAACAAGAATTCATAGCATAATTGTAGAATCCATGCCACAGAGAATTCAGGCAGTGGACATTGTGCAACAAGCCATAGCCAGCATATGTAAGCCCATTTCCACCCTGCAGCCGTGTTGCTAAAGAAGGCAACATTTGCAGATAGAATTGATGAGCAAGTCCACTGTTTTAGTCTGAGCTCAGCAGAAGTACCAACACACCTcacactgtgatttattttcatccaCTTCCCCTCTGCAGCACCACAGTGTGTCATGTCCTCTGCATCTAGTGTACATTTGAACCACGACTTAGTCACTCCAGCATATCAAGATTCATATAGGCCTTAATTCATTCTGGAGCACTCATACACACATCATTATAATGAGTTAAAATAGACTTTATTCACTCTTATTTTCAATGTATTTATCATAGAATCATTCTGTTATCTCAATgattgatgtttatttttattttattaattttgctGCACATCACCTCTTCTGTCCTTCCTGGGTTTCCATAACTCCTTCTGTCAGCCCCTCGCAGTGTCGTTTTGCCAGGCGTCAATGCTTTCCCTTCCcccatcattcattttttatggttttgaTGAGATCTGATGTGATAATTTAGGTTTTCCTGCCAATCTGAATAGCTCTCTTATAGTTATGTACACACTGTgatgaatatataaaatgaaaatgaaatgaaatctgacAGTGCTGTTTTGCATTTCTAAAGAAGCAGAGGTGCAGAGAAAAAGATTAGATTGTCTTCTGCAGAAGGAAATAAACGCTGAAAAACCCTGTTGATTGTCCTTTTTCATGCCCTACCCACATGTGTTACAACATACACTCTTTGAAGCACATATGGTACACTGCTCTCTCATGATATTTGTCTTCCATACACTCAGTAGCCCCATTATTAGGTCTAATCACATCATAACTAATTAAGTCCaatacagctgctctgtcatAACATCTCTCAGAACTTTTTGTCAGAAACATGGTCCTTCAAATTATTATtgaattttattatttcatttgattattattgaggtagttaaagttagttaaagCTTGTGTTCTGGACTGGGTCAGAATAATAGAAACACCTCAGCAGTTCATTACTTCACCATGACTGACTATGACCTCAATGCAAAAACAGCGTCAACAAAACCTGAACATGGAAAATGGACTGTACTAAGAACACTTCAATGCAGAATGGCTGAGCCACAGCAGCATAATTTAAGTAGACTTTATGGTAGTGTTATGAAGTTGTATTGAATTACTTTAGAATGCATTTATAATAATATGCAAAGTCTCTAAAACTTCTGTGAACTTAAGTCACACTTCTGTGGAGaagactttttcttttcatttgaagTTTTTTCGTGTGTCAGAGTTATAGATCGGTTTCATTCTGGATCCATCTCCCAAAGCATTTAGATTCATTAGCTGTTGATGAACTCCTTATTGAAACATGTACAAACTCTGCAGCGTGCAGTCTATATCTGCTTTTAACAAGGATGAAAGCACAGGATCAAAaaacccacactgacctgtccAGCACCAGTTCTTCCAGTTTATGCAAGTCACAGGCAATGTACTCCAGGGCCATGTCTGTGATCCGAGGGCACCAGGACAAATCCAGGCTGCGGAGCTTACGCAGGTTCTCAGCAACCAGCTCTACACCATCGTCAGTTATCTTGGAGCAGCCGGAGAGGCTGAGGGCAGTCAGGTTGGGGAGGCTGTGCACCATGTTGACCACACCGTGATTGGTGATCTCCCAACAGGAGTGAAGCCGCAGAGTGTGGGTGGTGTAGCCCTGCAGGTGGAAGGTCATTTTGAATATGCTGCACTTGTGGCAGAGATCACAATCTAACCACTAACTACAGCTATGTAGTGAGAATATGGTATCTCCATACTTTAGtctctgaaaataaatcaattagtCAGTTTCCTGGATACAGACACAAACCGTCCCCCCTCTTTTAGACCTGAatttcatttctctcttccATTAAATCAACTGGACATCACCAGATGGTCAtcttaattattatcattaagaCAATTAATATTTATGAGACATTCCATATTTATTAGACATAATATTATTAGACATCTCTTAAATGCTATACTTATTTATGgaagtaattattattaattaagccatttttttcctcaatCTGTAACTAAGCTGAGAGGAACTGTAAAGTTGTTGACTCATTGATTCATTGGTAAGACAAAAATATTGACATTTGAATCCTAGCTCAGATCAATAAGAAAATTGTCTACAGGttagagtttgttttgtttctaaacTAGCCCTTTATTACTATGATGACGTTTATTAATAATAAGGATAAGACAATGAGAATGAAGTTGTGTGAATGTAGACATCAAGCTGGTTTCTCTTGTTTTGACATATTACCTGCTTGGCTGTGAAATAGGCCATGGCTGTGTCGGTGACATGGTAGGCCTGAAGGCTCAGTTCTGATAGGTTGGGCAGGAGCTGTGAAATAGCAGCAATGGCATCATCCGCCACATTGATGCAGTCACTGACACTGAGGGAAGTTAACCGGGCATTCAGACTGGACCACAGGCCGGCCTCTGTGAAGTCGTTGCAGCCGGACAGTTCAAGGTGCATCAGGCCTTGCATTTGCTCCAACATGACCTGCAACATAAAGGACTCAGTGAAAAAATGCACTTACAGAGAGATACAGAGTAGATAGACAGGTCCTGActcatcaaataaaaacacaatgcaaagacactttgtgaaaaactacaaatagtccaacagtttaaaaacaacGTTTGTCAATACACAGTTTGAATGAGTTGATGGATTTCACCATATTCAATCcataatataattaaaagattcagagaatccagagatCTGCACCTAAGGGTAAAAACTAGACTGTTTGTGACCCATCaggcagcactgcattaaaaaaccTGCATGATTATATATAAAGGACATTACTACATGGACCCAGGGACTCTTCAGATAAAccgtttctgtgttttgtgttctaAAGGGTCTACTCTTGAGTCTTCTCTGTTTTTAGAAATGATGGACACTGTGTCCTTTGggctaaatttacattttacacagtgtccCAACAACTGGAATCAAGGTTGTACACTGAAACATATACACTTTGATTAGAGAATTTATAGTACTCCAGGTCAGAGCTATCAcaagagaaatgagagagttgaatgatgaaaaagatgaagagaaaataaagtctGCATATTGTAGTGCCAGATCTACCAAATCACAAATATTAAGTACATAAAGTGACCTTTTAGTTTAGACATTAAGCTGCAGAAATGCCCCTTGTTTGTATTATGGTAACAAGCTAGTAGACAGCAGTGTTAATACGTGTGAAGATGTGTGTTGTGGATTGTTCATTTactcatatttttattatt
The sequence above is drawn from the Larimichthys crocea isolate SSNF chromosome XV, L_crocea_2.0, whole genome shotgun sequence genome and encodes:
- the fbxl16 gene encoding F-box/LRR-repeat protein 16 — its product is MLNMSTPSELKSPCVTRNGMVKLPPSQPNGLGSASITKGTPAAKNRLCQSSSVPSILPPPPSSLPYHHHHHLDSPGMLNSAASLLGSDLEPGMPLVGLKPSLRQLPPLTLPKPMLLERQLVLDEKLLNRLLWYFTTAEKCVLAQVCKIWRKVLYQPKFWEGVTPILHAKELYTLLPNGEKEFVSLQAFALRGFQSFCLVGVSDLDICEFIDNYPLSKKGVRSVSLKRSTITDAGLEVMLEQMQGLMHLELSGCNDFTEAGLWSSLNARLTSLSVSDCINVADDAIAAISQLLPNLSELSLQAYHVTDTAMAYFTAKQGYTTHTLRLHSCWEITNHGVVNMVHSLPNLTALSLSGCSKITDDGVELVAENLRKLRSLDLSWCPRITDMALEYIACDLHKLEELVLDRCVRITDTGLGYLSTMSSLRSLYLRWCCQVQDFGLQHLFGMRSLRLLSLAGCPLLTTTGLSGLIQLQELEELELTNCPGATAELFKYYSQHLPHCMVIE